The following coding sequences are from one Bradyrhizobium sp. 200 window:
- a CDS encoding NAD+ synthase, protein MTEPTFKITLAQLNPTVGDVTGNAAKARAAHDKAKADGADLLVLPELFICGYPPEDLVLKPAFQAACRAAVEELARETAGGGPAVLIGTPWVEDGKLYNACALLDQGRIAALRFKANLPNYGVFDEKRLFARGPAAGPVTVGGIRVGVPICEDIWLEESEEYENVVECLAETGAEILVVPNGSPYARDKNDLRLSIAVARVTESGLPLVYLNQIGGQDELVFDGASFALNADLSVAAQLPAFEESIVTLHWTKSTDGWHCKGPVVPMVEGDKADYAACVLGLRDYVRKNGFPGVLLGVSGGIDSALCAAIAVDALGADQVRGVMLPFRFTAQVSLDDAARLAKALGIRYEVLPIADAVNGFEKILSVPFAGLPRDITEENLQARARGTLLMAISNKTGAMVVTTGNKSEMSVGYATIYGDMNGGFNPIKDIYKTEVFRLSSLRNEWKPDGALGPAGEVIPVNIITRPPTAELRENQTDQDSLPPYEMLDAILERLVEREEPLATIIAAGFPADVVTRIDRLLNVAEYKRRQAAPGVKVTEKNFGRDRRYPITNRFRDNGKALPVPDEKLVARAGRASAEAFEG, encoded by the coding sequence ATGACCGAACCAACCTTCAAGATCACACTGGCGCAGTTGAACCCGACGGTCGGCGACGTCACGGGTAATGCCGCCAAGGCGCGCGCCGCACACGACAAGGCCAAGGCCGACGGCGCCGATCTGCTGGTGCTGCCCGAATTGTTCATCTGCGGCTATCCGCCGGAAGACCTGGTGCTGAAGCCCGCCTTTCAGGCGGCCTGCCGCGCCGCGGTCGAGGAGCTGGCCCGCGAGACCGCGGGCGGCGGACCGGCGGTGCTGATCGGCACACCATGGGTTGAGGACGGCAAGCTCTATAATGCCTGCGCGCTGCTCGATCAGGGCCGCATCGCCGCGCTGCGTTTCAAGGCGAACCTGCCGAATTACGGCGTGTTCGACGAAAAGCGCCTGTTCGCGCGCGGCCCCGCCGCGGGGCCGGTCACCGTCGGCGGTATTCGGGTCGGCGTTCCCATCTGCGAGGACATCTGGCTCGAAGAGTCCGAGGAATACGAAAACGTCGTCGAATGCCTCGCCGAGACCGGCGCGGAAATTCTGGTGGTGCCGAACGGCTCGCCCTACGCGCGCGACAAGAACGATCTGCGGCTGTCGATCGCGGTGGCCCGCGTCACCGAGAGCGGTCTGCCGCTGGTCTATCTCAACCAGATCGGCGGGCAGGACGAACTGGTGTTCGACGGCGCGTCGTTTGCGCTCAACGCCGATCTCTCGGTTGCGGCGCAACTGCCCGCCTTCGAGGAGAGCATCGTCACGCTGCACTGGACCAAAAGCACCGACGGCTGGCACTGCAAGGGGCCGGTGGTGCCGATGGTCGAGGGCGACAAGGCCGATTACGCGGCCTGCGTGCTGGGCTTGCGCGACTACGTCCGCAAGAACGGTTTCCCCGGCGTGCTGCTCGGCGTTTCCGGCGGCATCGATTCGGCACTGTGCGCGGCGATCGCGGTCGACGCACTCGGCGCCGATCAGGTTCGCGGCGTGATGCTGCCGTTTCGCTTTACCGCGCAGGTGTCGCTGGATGACGCGGCCAGGCTCGCGAAAGCGCTCGGCATCCGCTACGAGGTCCTGCCGATCGCGGACGCCGTCAACGGCTTCGAGAAAATCCTGTCCGTGCCGTTCGCCGGCCTGCCGCGCGATATCACCGAGGAAAATTTACAGGCGCGCGCGCGCGGCACGCTCTTGATGGCGATTTCCAACAAGACCGGCGCGATGGTGGTGACGACCGGCAACAAGTCGGAAATGTCGGTCGGCTACGCCACCATCTATGGCGACATGAATGGCGGCTTCAATCCCATCAAGGACATCTACAAGACCGAAGTGTTTCGGCTCTCGAGCCTGCGCAACGAGTGGAAGCCGGACGGCGCGCTCGGGCCTGCGGGCGAGGTGATCCCGGTCAACATCATCACGCGGCCGCCGACGGCGGAGCTGCGCGAGAACCAGACCGACCAGGATTCGCTGCCACCCTACGAGATGCTGGATGCCATCCTGGAGCGTCTGGTCGAGCGCGAGGAGCCGCTCGCCACGATCATCGCGGCCGGCTTCCCGGCCGACGTGGTGACGCGGATCGACCGGCTGCTCAATGTCGCCGAATACAAGCGCCGGCAGGCGGCGCCGGGCGTCAAGGTGACGGAAAAGAACTTTGGCCGCGACCGCCGCTATCCCATCACCAACCGCTTCCGCGACAATGGCAAGGCGCTGCCTGTGCCCGACGAGAAGCTGGTCGCACGCGCCGGCCGCGCCTCGGCGGAGGCGTTCGAAGGGTAG
- a CDS encoding DUF2865 domain-containing protein, translated as MLEIRNAPLPLRILTCAILLGIAAPAAPALAQTNDDAMAQMNQDAPPQPGAQANPICIRLEGQLATIDRGAGTGDPAKDEQIRRYQEAQAKQQAELDRVTLQAKRMGCESSGFFSLFNGRSAQCGPVNNQIQQMRANLDQITTSLERLRSGGIGGADRENQRRSVLTALAQNNCGPQYAAAAARGPANFIDSLFGNNNQTLPPPSADLGPPSGTFRTVCVRSCDGAYFPVSFATYQARFQDDERTCKALCPAAEATLFTYRNPGEDINQAVSINGQPYSSLPNAFKFRTEFNASCSCKAAGQTWSEALKSVDDKAAVEQQGDIIVTEESAKRMQQRAQSKGQPPAKKGAAPAAAAPATATPPPPADTTANAGDKDKIRTVGPTFIPPKQ; from the coding sequence ATGCTGGAAATTCGCAACGCGCCCCTCCCCCTTCGGATTTTGACCTGCGCCATCCTGCTCGGCATCGCCGCCCCGGCCGCGCCCGCGTTGGCGCAGACGAACGACGACGCCATGGCGCAGATGAACCAGGACGCCCCGCCACAGCCGGGCGCGCAGGCCAATCCGATCTGCATCCGGCTCGAAGGACAATTGGCGACCATCGACCGTGGCGCAGGCACCGGCGACCCCGCCAAGGATGAACAGATCCGCCGCTATCAGGAAGCCCAGGCCAAGCAGCAGGCCGAACTCGACCGCGTCACGCTGCAGGCCAAGCGCATGGGCTGCGAAAGCTCGGGCTTCTTCTCGCTGTTCAACGGCCGGTCCGCCCAGTGCGGTCCGGTCAATAACCAGATTCAGCAGATGCGCGCCAATCTCGACCAGATCACCACCAGCCTGGAGCGTCTGCGCAGCGGCGGCATCGGCGGCGCCGACCGCGAAAACCAGCGCCGCTCGGTGCTGACGGCGCTCGCGCAGAACAATTGCGGCCCGCAATATGCCGCCGCGGCCGCCCGCGGTCCCGCCAACTTCATCGACAGTCTGTTCGGTAACAACAACCAGACGCTGCCGCCGCCCAGCGCCGATCTCGGCCCGCCGTCCGGCACCTTCCGCACCGTCTGCGTCCGGAGCTGCGACGGCGCTTATTTCCCGGTGTCGTTCGCCACCTACCAGGCGCGATTCCAGGACGACGAGCGGACCTGCAAGGCGCTTTGCCCGGCGGCGGAAGCCACGCTGTTCACCTACCGCAATCCCGGCGAAGACATCAACCAGGCGGTCTCGATCAACGGCCAGCCTTACTCGTCGCTGCCGAACGCGTTCAAATTCCGCACCGAGTTCAACGCGTCCTGCTCCTGCAAGGCCGCGGGCCAGACCTGGTCGGAAGCGCTGAAGTCGGTCGACGACAAGGCTGCGGTCGAACAGCAGGGCGATATCATCGTCACCGAGGAAAGCGCGAAGCGGATGCAGCAGCGCGCGCAGTCGAAGGGCCAGCCGCCGGCCAAGAAGGGCGCTGCGCCCGCCGCCGCCGCACCAGCGACAGCAACGCCGCCGCCGCCGGCCGATACCACCGCGAACGCCGGCGACAAGGACAAGATCCGCACCGTCGGCCCAACCTTCATCCCGCCGAAGCAGTAA
- the cysS gene encoding cysteine--tRNA ligase codes for MELRLYDTLTKEKRPFVPLDPKNVGMYACGPTVYDFAHIGNGRAAIVFDVLFRVLRHRYGADHVKYVRNITDVDDKINVRAARDYPGVPLNEAIRKVTEETYQQYQDDVAALGCLAPTVQPRATEHIPEMRAIIEKLVAGGFAYVAEDHVLFSPQAMNGANSVMPRYGALSKRSLDEMIAGARVDVAPYKRDNTDFVLWKPSKPGEPSWPSPSGIKAEGRPGWHIECSAMAWKHLGEKFDIHGGGIDLVFPHHENELAQTCCAFHSDRMANVWMHNGFLQLESEKMSKSLGNFFTIREMLADWPGEVLRLSMLKTHYRSPLDWTLKGAEESAKTLDDWYAVAANAEGGQPSPAMVEALYDDLNTAQAMAVLHSLRNAAASGGERERGEFAASLRLLGFLSMSAAAWKGRKQQASGIDAQQVDRLIAERAAARARKDFKESDRIRDELAAMGVAIKDGRDADGKPVTTWEIA; via the coding sequence ATGGAACTGCGACTCTACGATACGTTGACGAAGGAGAAGCGGCCGTTCGTGCCGCTCGATCCGAAGAACGTCGGCATGTATGCGTGCGGACCGACGGTCTACGACTTCGCGCATATCGGCAATGGCCGTGCGGCGATCGTGTTCGACGTGCTGTTCCGCGTGCTGCGCCATCGCTATGGCGCTGACCACGTGAAATACGTTCGCAACATCACCGACGTCGACGACAAGATCAACGTCCGCGCCGCCCGCGATTATCCCGGCGTGCCCCTGAACGAGGCGATCCGCAAGGTCACCGAAGAGACCTATCAGCAGTATCAGGACGACGTCGCCGCGCTCGGCTGCCTGGCGCCGACGGTGCAGCCGCGCGCGACCGAGCATATCCCGGAGATGCGTGCGATCATCGAGAAGCTGGTGGCTGGCGGCTTTGCCTATGTCGCCGAGGATCACGTGCTGTTCTCGCCGCAGGCGATGAACGGCGCCAATTCCGTGATGCCGCGCTACGGCGCGCTGTCGAAACGCTCGCTCGACGAGATGATCGCGGGCGCCCGCGTCGACGTCGCCCCTTACAAGCGCGACAATACCGATTTCGTGCTGTGGAAGCCGTCGAAGCCGGGCGAGCCGTCATGGCCGTCGCCGTCAGGCATCAAGGCCGAAGGCCGCCCCGGCTGGCACATCGAATGCTCGGCGATGGCCTGGAAGCATCTCGGCGAGAAGTTCGACATTCATGGCGGCGGCATCGACCTGGTGTTTCCGCACCATGAGAATGAACTCGCGCAGACCTGCTGCGCCTTCCATTCCGACCGCATGGCGAATGTCTGGATGCACAACGGCTTCCTGCAGCTCGAGAGTGAGAAGATGTCGAAGTCGCTCGGCAACTTCTTCACGATCCGCGAGATGCTGGCCGATTGGCCTGGCGAGGTGCTACGCCTGAGCATGCTGAAAACCCATTATCGCTCGCCGCTGGACTGGACCCTGAAAGGTGCGGAAGAGAGCGCGAAGACGCTCGACGATTGGTACGCGGTCGCGGCCAACGCCGAGGGCGGTCAGCCGTCGCCGGCCATGGTCGAGGCGCTCTATGACGACCTCAACACGGCGCAGGCCATGGCTGTCCTGCACAGCCTGCGCAATGCGGCGGCATCGGGCGGCGAGCGTGAACGCGGCGAGTTTGCGGCCTCGCTGCGGCTGCTCGGTTTCCTCTCGATGAGCGCAGCGGCCTGGAAGGGGCGCAAGCAGCAGGCGAGCGGCATCGATGCGCAGCAGGTCGATCGCCTGATTGCAGAGCGCGCGGCGGCGCGCGCGCGCAAGGACTTCAAGGAGTCCGATCGTATCCGCGACGAACTCGCGGCGATGGGCGTTGCCATCAAGGACGGTAGGGATGCCGACGGAAAACCCGTGACCACATGGGAGATCGCGTAA
- a CDS encoding GNAT family N-acetyltransferase, whose product MGQALPKPGLRPFLPADVPMLAAIFVAAIEGLTGDDYSEAQQEAWARAAEDEEEFGKKLAAQLTLIATIQNAPVGFASLKGADHIDMLFVHPSVAGQGIASMLVDALEKLAGARGAKALTVDASDTAEPLFRKRGYAAKQRNTVSLNGEWLANTTMQKTLADSSAPGGPQ is encoded by the coding sequence ATGGGACAGGCATTGCCCAAACCTGGCTTGCGGCCGTTTCTGCCGGCGGATGTTCCGATGCTGGCAGCGATCTTCGTTGCCGCCATCGAGGGGCTGACCGGCGACGACTACAGCGAAGCTCAACAGGAAGCCTGGGCTCGGGCTGCCGAGGACGAAGAAGAATTCGGCAAGAAGCTCGCGGCGCAATTGACACTGATCGCGACCATCCAGAACGCGCCGGTCGGCTTCGCCTCGCTGAAGGGCGCCGATCACATCGACATGCTGTTCGTCCATCCGAGCGTGGCGGGGCAGGGGATTGCCTCGATGCTGGTCGATGCGCTGGAGAAGCTGGCCGGCGCTCGCGGTGCCAAGGCGCTGACTGTGGATGCCAGCGACACCGCGGAGCCGCTGTTCAGGAAGCGCGGCTATGCCGCCAAACAGCGCAACACGGTTTCGCTCAACGGCGAATGGCTTGCCAACACCACGATGCAGAAGACGCTGGCCGATAGTTCAGCGCCGGGAGGCCCTCAATGA
- the cimA gene encoding citramalate synthase, producing MSRERLYLFDTTLRDGAQTNGVDFTLHDKQIIAQMLDDLGIDYVEGGYPGANPTDTEFFSDKPKFESAKFTAFGMTRRPGRSASNDPGLAALIEAKADAICFVAKSSAYQVRVALETTNEENLASIRDSVVAAKAAGREVMVDCEHFFDGYKEDADFALACARAAYESGARWVVLCDTNGGTMPHEIETIVGHVTKHIPGSHVGIHAHNDTEQAVANSLAAVRAGARQIQGTLNGLGERCGNANLCSLIPTLRLKNEFSDALEIGVTAEKMATLMKVSRTLDDMLNRAPNRHAAYVGESAFVTKAGIHASAMMKDPHSYEHILPESVGNHRKVLVSDQAGRSNVMAELDRAGITYEKNDPKLARLVEELKEREAAGYAYESANASFDLLARRTLGRVPEYFKVEQFDVNVEQRYNANGQRVTVALAVVKVDVAGERLISAAEGNGPVNALDVALRKDLGKYQKYIEGLKLIDYRVRILNGGTEAVTRVLIESEDENGDSWITVGVSPNIIDASFQALMDSVVYKLVKSAAPV from the coding sequence ATGAGCCGTGAACGCCTTTATCTCTTCGACACCACGCTGCGCGACGGCGCGCAGACCAACGGCGTCGATTTCACGCTGCATGACAAGCAGATCATCGCGCAGATGCTGGATGATCTCGGTATCGATTATGTCGAGGGCGGCTATCCCGGCGCCAACCCGACCGACACCGAATTCTTTTCGGACAAGCCGAAGTTCGAGAGCGCCAAATTCACCGCGTTCGGCATGACGCGCCGACCCGGCCGTTCGGCCTCGAACGATCCGGGGCTTGCGGCGCTCATCGAGGCCAAGGCCGATGCGATCTGCTTTGTCGCCAAATCCAGCGCCTATCAGGTGCGGGTGGCGCTCGAGACCACCAACGAGGAAAACCTCGCCTCGATCCGCGATAGCGTCGTTGCTGCGAAGGCGGCGGGGCGCGAGGTGATGGTCGATTGCGAGCACTTCTTCGACGGTTACAAGGAAGACGCCGATTTCGCGCTCGCCTGTGCCAGGGCGGCCTATGAGTCCGGGGCGCGCTGGGTGGTGCTGTGCGACACCAATGGCGGCACCATGCCGCACGAGATCGAGACCATCGTAGGCCACGTGACAAAACACATCCCCGGCAGCCATGTCGGCATCCACGCCCATAACGACACCGAGCAGGCGGTGGCCAATTCGCTGGCCGCCGTGCGTGCCGGTGCGCGGCAGATCCAGGGCACGCTGAACGGGCTGGGCGAGCGCTGCGGCAACGCCAACCTCTGTTCGCTGATCCCGACGCTGCGCCTGAAGAACGAATTCTCCGACGCGCTCGAGATCGGCGTCACCGCGGAGAAGATGGCGACGCTGATGAAGGTGTCGCGGACGCTCGATGACATGCTCAACCGCGCGCCGAACCGCCATGCGGCCTATGTCGGCGAAAGCGCCTTCGTCACCAAAGCGGGTATTCATGCCTCTGCGATGATGAAGGATCCGCATAGCTACGAACACATTTTGCCCGAATCCGTCGGCAATCACCGCAAGGTGCTGGTCTCCGATCAGGCCGGCCGCTCCAACGTGATGGCCGAACTCGACCGCGCCGGCATCACGTATGAGAAGAACGATCCGAAGCTGGCGCGCCTCGTCGAGGAGTTGAAGGAGCGCGAGGCGGCGGGCTACGCCTATGAATCCGCCAACGCCTCGTTCGACCTGCTGGCGCGGCGCACGCTCGGCCGGGTGCCGGAATATTTCAAGGTCGAGCAGTTCGACGTCAATGTCGAGCAGCGCTACAACGCCAACGGCCAGCGCGTCACGGTGGCGCTTGCCGTGGTCAAGGTCGACGTCGCTGGTGAGCGGCTGATCTCGGCGGCGGAAGGCAACGGCCCGGTCAACGCGCTCGACGTCGCGCTGCGCAAGGACCTCGGCAAGTACCAGAAATACATCGAGGGCCTGAAGCTGATCGATTACCGCGTGCGTATCCTCAATGGCGGCACGGAAGCGGTGACGCGGGTCTTGATCGAGAGCGAGGACGAAAACGGCGATAGCTGGATCACGGTCGGCGTCTCGCCCAATATCATCGACGCCTCGTTCCAGGCGCTGATGGATTCGGTGGTCTACAAGCTGGTGAAATCAGCCGCGCCGGTGTGA
- a CDS encoding VOC family protein, producing the protein MIDHISVGVSDLERSARFYEATLAALGLSRLVTRPATIGFGKTYPEFWINLRAGMAPVPPESGTHICLRAKTTDDVDAFHAAALKSGGRSDGTPGIRPHDRVKYYAAFVIDPDGNRIEAVTFPSE; encoded by the coding sequence ATGATCGACCACATCTCCGTCGGCGTCAGCGACCTCGAACGCTCCGCGCGGTTCTATGAAGCAACGCTTGCAGCCCTCGGCCTGTCGCGTCTGGTGACGCGCCCCGCCACCATCGGCTTCGGAAAAACCTACCCCGAATTCTGGATCAACCTTCGCGCCGGCATGGCGCCCGTGCCGCCCGAGAGCGGCACGCACATCTGCCTTCGTGCCAAAACGACCGATGATGTCGACGCGTTTCACGCGGCGGCGCTGAAGTCCGGCGGCCGCTCCGACGGCACGCCGGGAATTCGACCGCATGATCGCGTCAAATATTACGCTGCCTTCGTCATCGATCCCGACGGCAACCGCATCGAGGCCGTGACGTTTCCCAGCGAGTGA
- a CDS encoding TIGR00730 family Rossman fold protein, whose protein sequence is MDQIKTVCVYCGSGAGSSPRFVEAALALGKAFAENNIRLVYGGGSVGLMGAVAKSTLDHGGLVTGIIPDFLRSRENMLTRVQEMIVTPDMHERKRLMFEHSDAFVALPGGVGTLEELVEQMTWQQLGRHSKPVLLANIDGFWEPLIALLAHMRETQFIRPSLDIDILKAERVEDIVPRLRAAAASAPEGSKEMAPELARKL, encoded by the coding sequence ATGGATCAAATCAAAACTGTCTGTGTCTATTGCGGCTCCGGCGCCGGCTCCAGCCCCCGCTTTGTCGAAGCTGCCCTCGCCCTGGGAAAAGCTTTTGCCGAGAACAATATCCGGCTCGTCTATGGCGGCGGATCGGTCGGGCTGATGGGGGCGGTCGCCAAATCCACGCTGGATCACGGCGGCCTGGTCACCGGGATCATTCCGGATTTTTTGCGATCCCGCGAAAATATGCTGACGCGCGTTCAGGAAATGATCGTCACGCCCGACATGCACGAGCGCAAGCGGCTGATGTTCGAACATTCCGATGCGTTCGTCGCCCTGCCTGGCGGCGTCGGCACGCTGGAGGAACTGGTCGAGCAGATGACCTGGCAGCAACTCGGCCGTCACTCCAAGCCGGTTCTGCTCGCCAACATCGACGGCTTCTGGGAACCGCTGATTGCGCTTTTGGCGCATATGCGCGAAACCCAATTCATCCGCCCGTCGCTGGATATCGACATTCTCAAGGCTGAACGAGTCGAGGACATCGTGCCGCGCCTGCGCGCCGCCGCCGCCAGCGCGCCCGAAGGCAGCAAGGAAATGGCGCCGGAACTGGCGCGGAAGCTTTAG
- a CDS encoding ABC transporter ATP-binding protein/permease, whose amino-acid sequence MADADSHPHADAATPAGASPEKATLIGTLVHLWPYIWPGDRADLKMRVVWSMVLLLAAKLATLTVPFTFKWAIDALNGMGSAPVEASNWMLWLIASPLLMTASYGTVRVLMAVLTQWRDGIFARVAMHAVRKLAYITFVHMHELSLRFHLERKTGGLTRVLERGRTGIEVIVRMVILQLIPTIVEVSLLMAVLLWQFDWRYVLVTAITVVIYMYYTYLATEWRIEIRRQMNDSDTEANTKAIDSLLNYETVKYFSAERREADRYDRSMERYEHNSVKTYTSLAVLNTGQAIIFTFGLTATMLMCALGVRNGTNTVGDFVMVNAMMIQLYQPLNFMGMVYREIKQAIIDIEKMFNVLQRNPEIKDIPGAAPLVVNSGNVRFDDVRFAYDPERPILKGLSFEVPAGKTVAIVGPSGAGKSTISRLLFRLYDVSAGKIMIDGQDIRNVTQASLRALIGMVPQDTVLFNDTIRYNIRYGRWDAGDAEVEQAAQLAQIDSFIRNSPKGYETQVGERGLKLSGGEKQRVAIARTVLKAPPILVLDEATSALDSHTEHEIQEALERVSRGRTSLVIAHRLSTIVGADEIIVLDQGRIAERGTHAGLLAAGGLYASMWNRQREAEEAREKLAQIDEDNEAPNRVPPPVDDPLNDPSRDQLKDPLSKDRLSKDPLATAAE is encoded by the coding sequence ATGGCTGACGCTGATTCGCACCCGCACGCCGATGCCGCCACGCCTGCCGGCGCTTCTCCTGAAAAGGCGACCCTGATCGGGACGCTGGTGCATCTGTGGCCCTATATCTGGCCCGGCGACCGCGCCGACCTGAAGATGCGCGTGGTCTGGTCGATGGTGCTGTTGCTGGCCGCAAAGCTTGCGACGCTGACGGTGCCGTTCACCTTCAAATGGGCGATCGATGCGCTCAACGGCATGGGCTCCGCGCCGGTCGAAGCGTCGAACTGGATGCTGTGGCTGATCGCTTCGCCACTCCTGATGACCGCCAGCTACGGCACAGTGCGTGTCTTGATGGCGGTGCTGACGCAGTGGCGCGACGGCATCTTTGCCCGCGTCGCCATGCATGCGGTGCGCAAGCTTGCCTACATCACCTTCGTTCACATGCACGAGCTGTCGCTGCGCTTCCACCTGGAGCGCAAGACCGGCGGCCTGACGCGCGTGCTGGAGCGCGGCCGCACCGGCATCGAGGTGATCGTGCGAATGGTGATCCTGCAGTTGATCCCGACCATCGTCGAGGTGTCGTTGCTGATGGCGGTGCTGCTGTGGCAGTTCGACTGGCGCTACGTGCTGGTCACCGCGATCACCGTCGTGATCTACATGTACTACACTTACCTCGCGACGGAATGGCGGATCGAAATCCGCCGCCAGATGAACGATTCCGATACCGAGGCGAACACCAAGGCGATCGACTCGCTGCTCAACTACGAGACGGTGAAATATTTCAGCGCGGAGCGGCGCGAAGCCGACCGTTACGACCGTTCGATGGAACGCTACGAGCACAACAGCGTCAAGACCTATACGTCGCTGGCGGTGCTCAACACCGGACAGGCGATCATCTTCACTTTCGGCCTCACCGCGACCATGCTGATGTGCGCGCTCGGCGTCCGCAACGGCACCAATACGGTCGGTGATTTCGTCATGGTCAATGCCATGATGATCCAGCTCTACCAGCCGCTGAATTTCATGGGCATGGTCTATCGCGAGATCAAGCAGGCGATCATCGACATCGAGAAGATGTTCAACGTGCTGCAGCGTAATCCCGAGATCAAGGATATCCCGGGCGCTGCGCCGCTGGTCGTCAACTCCGGCAATGTGCGCTTCGACGATGTGCGCTTTGCCTATGATCCGGAGCGGCCGATCCTCAAGGGCCTCAGCTTCGAAGTTCCGGCCGGCAAGACGGTGGCGATCGTCGGTCCCTCCGGCGCCGGCAAGTCGACGATCTCGCGGCTGCTGTTTCGCCTCTACGATGTCTCCGCAGGCAAGATCATGATCGACGGCCAAGACATCAGGAACGTCACGCAGGCGAGCCTGCGCGCCTTGATCGGCATGGTGCCGCAGGATACCGTGCTGTTCAACGACACCATCCGCTACAACATCCGCTACGGCCGCTGGGACGCCGGCGATGCCGAGGTGGAGCAGGCGGCGCAACTGGCGCAGATCGACAGCTTCATCCGGAACTCGCCCAAGGGATACGAAACCCAGGTTGGCGAGCGCGGCTTGAAACTGTCCGGCGGCGAGAAGCAGCGCGTGGCGATTGCGCGCACCGTGCTGAAGGCGCCGCCGATCCTCGTGCTGGATGAGGCGACCTCGGCGCTCGACAGCCACACCGAGCACGAAATCCAGGAAGCGCTGGAGCGCGTCTCGCGTGGCCGCACTTCGCTCGTGATCGCGCACCGGCTGTCGACCATCGTCGGCGCCGATGAAATTATCGTGCTGGATCAGGGACGCATCGCCGAGCGCGGCACCCATGCCGGGCTTTTGGCGGCTGGCGGGCTCTATGCCAGCATGTGGAACAGGCAGCGCGAAGCCGAGGAGGCGCGGGAGAAGCTCGCCCAGATCGACGAGGACAACGAGGCGCCGAACCGCGTCCCGCCGCCGGTCGATGATCCGCTCAATGATCCGTCCAGGGACCAGCTCAAAGACCCCTTGTCCAAAGATCGCTTGTCCAAAGATCCCTTGGCAACCGCCGCGGAATAA
- a CDS encoding phosphatidylserine decarboxylase, whose translation MSIANSIRAQIPPIHPEGYPFIGGFALVSLILFWIWTPLGWIGTLLTVWCALFFRDPVRVTPVRDGIVVSPADGRVSMIAQVLPPAELGLGDRPLPRISVFMSVFNCHVNRSPVAGRIDRIAYRPGTFINAELDKASEDNERNSLVISTTNGRIGVVQIAGLVARRIVSFVREGQSIGAGERFGLIRFGSRLDVYLPEGTKSLVSEGQTAVAGETILADFGSSEHGRTFRAD comes from the coding sequence ATGTCGATTGCGAACTCCATCCGCGCGCAGATCCCGCCGATCCATCCCGAGGGCTATCCCTTCATCGGCGGCTTTGCGCTGGTCAGCCTGATCCTGTTCTGGATCTGGACGCCGCTCGGCTGGATCGGCACGCTTTTGACCGTCTGGTGCGCGCTGTTCTTCCGCGATCCCGTTCGCGTCACGCCGGTGCGCGACGGCATCGTGGTGTCGCCGGCCGACGGCCGCGTCTCGATGATCGCGCAGGTGCTGCCGCCGGCCGAACTCGGTCTCGGCGACCGGCCGCTGCCGCGCATCTCGGTCTTCATGAGCGTGTTCAACTGCCATGTGAACCGCAGCCCGGTGGCGGGCCGCATCGACCGCATCGCCTACCGGCCCGGCACGTTCATCAACGCCGAACTCGACAAGGCCAGCGAAGACAATGAGCGCAATTCGCTTGTGATATCGACCACGAACGGACGGATCGGCGTGGTCCAGATCGCCGGCCTGGTGGCGCGGCGGATTGTCTCATTCGTGCGGGAAGGCCAGTCGATCGGCGCCGGCGAGCGGTTCGGTCTGATCCGCTTCGGCTCGCGTCTGGACGTCTATCTGCCCGAAGGCACGAAATCGCTGGTTTCCGAGGGCCAGACCGCGGTGGCCGGTGAGACGATTTTGGCCGATTTCGGGTCGAGCGAGCACGGCCGGACGTTTCGGGCTGATTAA